Genomic DNA from Gimesia aquarii:
CAGCAATTCTGCGTGCGATTTAAGTTTAAGCATCTTAGCCAAACGCTAGAACTTTTTTTGTTTTAGCGTTTTTTTGTGCGCTTCTTGTCTTCCCTCTTGAGAACATGAATGAAACCTATCAGAATATTGATAGGGACGAGTAGTAGTAGCTCTACTTTTAGGAAGCATTTCGTCCTTTGAAATTGATCCCGCTCTTCATTTTCTCAGGAGATTGAGTCATGGCGACAGACATTCTTGATACCGTAGCAGTTGCTCCTCGCATCCGACAGACTCAGCTACTCATTGACGGAGAGTGGCGAGACGCGGTTAGTGGTAAAACCTTTGAGACCGTGAATCCTGCTACGGAAGAAGTGATTGCGAATGTTGCAGAGGGAGATGCCGCTGATATTGATCTAGCGGTCAAAGCCGCCCGAAACGCATTTGAATCTGGTCCATGGTCAAAAATGGATGCACGTGACCGAGGTCAGTTAATATATCGTCTGGCTGATTTAGTTGAAAAAAATATCGAAGAACTAGCTGCATTAGAATCATTAGACAATGGAAAGCCAATTCGAGATAGTCTTGCTGCCGATTTACCGCTCGTAATTGATTGCCTGCGCTACTACGCTGGCTGGTCAGATAAAATAGAAGGGACCACGATTCCAATTCGGGGCAATCATTTTTGTTATACCCGTCGAGAGCCACTGGGTGTTGCGGGGCAAATCATTCCCTGGAATTTTCCGCTATTGATGGTGGCATGGAAGTGGGCACCCGCATTAACGGCGGGTTGTACAATCGTGATGAAGCCAGCTGAGCAGACACCACTATCATGCTTGAGGATGGCGGAATTGGCGATGGAAGCGGGGATTCCACCTGGTGTAATTAATGTCATTCCAGGCTATGGCCCTACAGCAGGTGCATCTTTGGTGAAACATCCTGACGTAGATAAAATTGCTTTCACCGGTGAAGATGCAACCGCAAAAATTATTATGGCTGATGCAGCGGCGACTTTGAAACGACTCACATTCGAGCTGGGTGGCAAAAGTCCGAATATTGTCTTTGCAGACAGTGATCTCGACGCTGCGGTTGCAGGAGCGGAATTTGGTTTGTTCTTTAATCAAGGGCAATGTTGCTGTGCGGGAAGCCGACTGTTCGTGGAGGAATCAGTCCATAAGGAATTTGTTGCCAAGCTTGTTGAGAGAGCAGCGTCTCGCAAGTTAGGCGATCCATTAAATCCGGAAACGACTCAAGGTCCACAGGTCGATCACGCTCAGATGGAGAAAATTCTAAGTTACATCCAAAAAGGAAACGCGGCAGGCGCACATTGTGTCACGGGGGGGACACGATTTGGTGACAAGGGATATTTTGTCGAGCCGACGATTTTTGATTATGTAACCGATGATATGCCCATTGCAACTGATGAAATTTTCGGTCCGGTGCTGAGTATATTGCCTTTCAAAAGTATCGATGAAGTCGTGAACCGGGCAAACAATACTCATTTTGGATTAGCTGCGGCAATCTGGACCAGTGATGTCAAAAAAGCGCATCATTTGGCTAACCGCATCAAAGCGGGGACAGTTTGGGTAAACTGTTACGAT
This window encodes:
- a CDS encoding aldehyde dehydrogenase family protein; the protein is MATDILDTVAVAPRIRQTQLLIDGEWRDAVSGKTFETVNPATEEVIANVAEGDAADIDLAVKAARNAFESGPWSKMDARDRGQLIYRLADLVEKNIEELAALESLDNGKPIRDSLAADLPLVIDCLRYYAGWSDKIEGTTIPIRGNHFCYTRREPLGVAGQIIPWNFPLLMVAWKWAPALTAGCTIVMKPAEQTPLSCLRMAELAMEAGIPPGVINVIPGYGPTAGASLVKHPDVDKIAFTGEDATAKIIMADAAATLKRLTFELGGKSPNIVFADSDLDAAVAGAEFGLFFNQGQCCCAGSRLFVEESVHKEFVAKLVERAASRKLGDPLNPETTQGPQVDHAQMEKILSYIQKGNAAGAHCVTGGTRFGDKGYFVEPTIFDYVTDDMPIATDEIFGPVLSILPFKSIDEVVNRANNTHFGLAAAIWTSDVKKAHHLANRIKAGTVWVNCYDVFDAAAPFGGFKQSGIGRELGAAGLANYTELKTVTMSLD